The proteins below are encoded in one region of Leptolyngbya sp. CCY15150:
- a CDS encoding PspA/IM30 family protein, with amino-acid sequence MGLFDRVNRLVRANLNAAVSSAEDPEKILDQAIIDMQEDLVQMRQAVAGAIASQKRTQQQYDKSQSEANTWYQRAQLAIQKGDENLAREALSRRKSLADAAGSLKTQLDQQLTNVDQLKRNLIALEGKISEAKTKKDMLKARASAAKANEKLQSTMNSMGTSGAMAAFERMEDKVMQMEARSQAAYELGSNDLENQFAALESGSDVDDELAAMKAQLTGAAPSQGQLPAGTTEAAAPQDQAVDAELEALKTQLDQL; translated from the coding sequence ATGGGGTTATTTGACCGTGTTAACCGGCTCGTTCGGGCTAACCTAAACGCGGCTGTCAGTTCAGCCGAAGATCCAGAAAAAATCTTGGATCAAGCAATCATTGATATGCAAGAAGACTTGGTGCAAATGCGCCAGGCCGTTGCGGGAGCGATCGCTAGCCAAAAACGCACCCAACAGCAGTACGACAAGTCTCAGTCTGAAGCCAATACCTGGTATCAACGGGCTCAATTGGCGATCCAAAAAGGGGATGAAAATCTGGCTCGCGAAGCCCTCAGTCGCCGTAAGTCGTTAGCGGATGCAGCTGGGTCGCTCAAGACGCAGTTGGATCAACAGCTCACCAATGTTGATCAGCTCAAGCGAAACTTGATTGCCCTAGAAGGCAAGATTTCGGAAGCCAAAACCAAGAAGGATATGCTCAAGGCTCGGGCCAGTGCGGCCAAGGCCAATGAGAAGCTGCAAAGCACGATGAATTCCATGGGCACCAGCGGCGCAATGGCTGCGTTTGAGCGCATGGAAGACAAGGTGATGCAAATGGAAGCTCGTTCCCAGGCGGCCTATGAGCTAGGTAGCAATGATCTAGAAAATCAGTTTGCGGCCTTGGAATCGGGCAGTGATGTGGATGATGAATTGGCAGCCATGAAAGCCCAGCTCACTGGCGCTGCGCCTAGCCAAGGTCAACTACCTGCGGGAACCACGGAGGCTGCTGCTCCCCAAGATCAAGCCGTGGATGCAGAGCTAGAAGCGCTGAAAACGCAACTGGATCAACTCTAA
- a CDS encoding IscS subfamily cysteine desulfurase codes for MPHRPIYLDAHATTPLDERVLQAMLPYFTEYYGNPASATHQYGWEAEAAVERSRRILAEAIGATPEELVFTSGATEANNLAIKGVAEAYFAQGKHMVTVQTEHRAVLDPCQYLETLGFEITYLPVQPDGFIDLGQLAAALRPDTRLVSVMAANNEIGVIQPLEAIGRLCHDRGVLFHTDAAQAIAKMPLNVQTMQIDLLSITAHKVYGPKGIGALYVRRRDPRVQLAPQMHGGGHEQGRRSGTLYPPQIVGFAKAVEIGLAELESETQRLCHLRDRLWTSLRDLGGVHLNGHPTQRLPGNLNISLEGMDGRALLRGLQPHVAVSSGSACTAAKPSASHVLKALGRSDALAQASLRFGLGRFTTDAEIDQTIQVAIATIQSLRGMAVD; via the coding sequence ATGCCCCACCGTCCTATTTACCTCGATGCCCATGCCACCACGCCCTTGGATGAACGGGTGCTGCAGGCCATGCTGCCCTATTTCACCGAGTACTACGGCAATCCCGCCAGTGCCACCCATCAATATGGCTGGGAAGCCGAGGCGGCGGTGGAGCGATCGCGACGGATTCTAGCGGAAGCGATCGGGGCCACACCGGAGGAACTGGTGTTCACAAGCGGCGCAACGGAAGCGAATAATCTAGCCATTAAAGGGGTTGCCGAAGCCTATTTTGCCCAGGGCAAGCATATGGTGACCGTGCAAACCGAGCATCGGGCGGTGCTCGATCCTTGTCAGTATCTCGAAACCTTGGGCTTTGAGATCACCTATCTGCCGGTGCAGCCCGATGGGTTTATTGATCTTGGGCAACTGGCAGCGGCCCTGCGTCCAGATACTCGTCTGGTGTCGGTGATGGCGGCCAATAACGAAATTGGCGTGATTCAGCCCCTAGAAGCAATTGGCCGCCTCTGCCACGATCGCGGCGTCTTGTTCCATACGGATGCGGCCCAAGCGATCGCCAAGATGCCGCTGAATGTGCAAACTATGCAGATTGACCTGCTGTCGATCACCGCCCATAAGGTCTACGGGCCCAAAGGCATTGGAGCGCTCTACGTGCGACGGCGCGATCCCCGAGTGCAGCTTGCTCCCCAGATGCACGGCGGTGGTCATGAACAAGGGCGGCGATCGGGCACCCTCTACCCTCCCCAAATTGTTGGTTTTGCGAAGGCCGTCGAGATTGGTCTAGCTGAGTTGGAGTCGGAAACTCAACGTCTCTGCCATCTACGCGATCGCCTTTGGACATCACTCAGGGATCTGGGGGGAGTTCACTTAAACGGACATCCCACCCAGCGCCTGCCCGGAAATCTGAATATCAGCCTTGAAGGTATGGATGGGCGAGCATTGCTGCGGGGGTTGCAGCCCCACGTGGCGGTGTCCTCTGGGTCAGCCTGCACGGCTGCCAAACCGTCCGCGTCCCACGTCCTCAAAGCCTTGGGGCGATCGGATGCCCTAGCCCAAGCGTCCCTACGTTTTGGTTTAGGACGCTTTACCACCGACGCCGAGATCGATCAGACCATTCAGGTAGCGATCGCCACGATTCAGTCCCTACGAGGGATGGCCGTGGACTAA
- a CDS encoding NYN domain-containing protein has product MFDHIEKDSVFTPEQVLENRGRVAIFIDGSNLFYAALQLGIEIDYTKLLCRLTAGSRLLRSFFYTGVDRTNEKQQGFLLWMRRNGYRVISKDLVQLPDGSKKANLDVEIAVDMMALVGAYDTAVLVSGDGDLAYAVDAVSYRGVRVEVVSLRSMTSDSLINVADRYIDLDGIKEDIQKTPRHNYTYRPLSGIGFVDDPDEE; this is encoded by the coding sequence ATGTTTGATCATATTGAGAAAGACTCTGTATTCACACCAGAGCAAGTTTTAGAAAATAGGGGTCGGGTAGCGATTTTCATTGATGGCTCCAACCTGTTTTATGCCGCATTGCAACTGGGCATTGAAATCGACTATACGAAGCTCCTTTGCCGCTTGACCGCCGGGTCTCGCCTGCTGCGCTCCTTCTTTTATACCGGTGTCGATCGCACCAATGAAAAGCAGCAGGGCTTTTTGCTGTGGATGCGGCGCAATGGCTATCGCGTCATCTCCAAGGATCTGGTACAGCTTCCCGATGGTTCCAAGAAAGCTAATCTAGACGTGGAAATCGCTGTAGACATGATGGCATTGGTGGGAGCCTATGACACTGCTGTGTTGGTGAGTGGCGACGGGGATCTGGCCTACGCCGTCGATGCCGTCAGCTATCGGGGAGTGCGCGTGGAAGTCGTCAGCCTGCGATCGATGACCAGTGACAGCCTCATCAACGTGGCCGATCGCTACATCGACCTCGATGGCATCAAGGAAGACATCCAAAAAACACCGCGCCACAACTACACCTATCGCCCTCTCTCGGGCATTGGTTTTGTAGATGATCCCGATGAAGAATAA